Sequence from the Chanodichthys erythropterus isolate Z2021 chromosome 12, ASM2448905v1, whole genome shotgun sequence genome:
TTGTAgatatagttatcgtccttggtgtgcaaatattaattatataatacaatgTAAAACTAACAGAAAATAACGTGTAATAGTATGAATTCACTAAAAAGTTTCATTTACAAGCATATTTTGGTTGTCTTATAGTTTCACTTCATATGCACATTGAGTGTGAGAATGCGAGTAACTTACAGTGAAATCATGATGGACTTTATGAATGTACTTGTAGATTCTGCGATGATGTAGGGCTCGGTGGAGGAAGTAATGCCATGTGTCCTCAATTACAGCACAACCAAAACACTGGGCCAATATATAAGGCCTGAGATGGTGAGAGAGATCATAAAAAGTGAAAACAAGGTCCACTTGCTTCAATAAAGATTTAGTTACAGCCACAGTACCACCTAAGGACTTTGTGTGTAACGTCATAGACCTATTATCATAGAATTAttcatgttttaataattttataaagcgAGAGAGGTGTTCTCACCAGCGAGGCATGGAGTCCCAGTCATAAGGGATGCTGAAGAACTCTGTAAAGTAAAATGTCCCACAGATGAGCGGTAGCTGGATACAGAAGTGATTAAACAGCAGCATCTTAAAGCACTTCCACTGTTTCTCCCACGTCTCTGGTTTATCCTGCAAGGACAATGACGAAAACATATATGAGgagttaataaaaactatatttttaagaaaaaaaatctataaatatttaatttaaaataacagatgGAAAAAATTCCTTTAATTCCACATACTGGTTGGATCTTGTACTTCTGCATGAAAGGGAGGAACTGAAATATAAATCCAGGCAGACAGAACAGGAAATAGATCAGTTCATGGACGATGAGCGAGCCCCAGGTGGCGATCTGGAATTTGCTGTAGTTTTGCAGCATGTGGTTCCATGCATGCTTTAGAGGTTCCTGCAGTGGATTTTCTGGAAGAAATGAATCCACGTATTCCACCGCCAGATATGCAGAAGACAGAATGTTGGCTGTGCCGTTCACCTCCATGGCAGCGAGTCAGTGGGAGTCTCCAAATGACTAACTGTATAAACACATGACATAATAAAGATCAATGACACTCAGTTATCAGTCTCCGAGTGAGGCTTGCTTGAAGGACAGGCTGTTAATATGGAAATGCATCAAATAAGGACagttttaaacagaaatatGAACACGAGTTACAGCCAGATATGTTCATAAGTCTCTGACAGACAATCTAAGTCAAGTCTGTCACTAGTCCAAGTCTTTCATGCATAGGTCAGATTTTAAAGGGGTtatataatgccacttttacaagatctaaaataagtctctgatgtccccagagtgtgtatgtgacgttttagctcaaaataccctacagtaggggtgtgacgagacgggtatctcacgagacgagacgagactcgagattgagttcacgatacgagacaagatttttacacactatttttaagaaatcctcaatggcgaaatacatgactagacaaaatattctgcaggtgtatttgaaatgttttaactaatcatcttgtaatgaatgtcatttcagttctactttctgagtatgaattatcatatgcagtaaaagacaacaatactcgagtactgtaaaaggttttgccactaactcaactgactgacttctcttctgtatgatttcagtctcttcagaccctactgtacatgatttatgagcttctacaacttttgacctcctaaatgaactcctttccacaaactgatcatagaaataaaacagtataaataaaaatggttacactttacaataaggtctcatttattaacattaacatattaaccaacatcaactaacaatgagcaatatatatgctacagtatttattaatctttgtttatgttagttaataaaaatagtcatttattgttagttcatgataggtCACAGTGcaataactaatgttaacaaatgaaaccttactgtttgtgcttaataagattacgagaaaactgttattcatttttatggtaacactttacagtaagtgcaaccataatcgtactctctcaatattcaaagtgcaaataagaccaaatttttctttgatacagagctaagagatggttacaactacactgcccagcctaaaatagctttcatattgaaagatatttgcattcatcatcagggagccgctttcaaaatgcggggtattgaaatcgcgtttgaatgcgcgctcacgtttactttcactttcagcgatcGCACGTACTCTTTAAATATGGAGCTGCGgtgaccgttatccaactgaattaaatgttttttatttaaatataaagcaaaacgacagtggaggcgtaatgtaaacgtagcggtggcatattctttcctaatcaccttaacactctgtcatggcaacatcacgagactacttttcgcctcgacgagaaatctcgtcacacccctaccctacagataattttttatagcatgttaaatgtcactttttgagggtgagcaaaaacgtttttctgtgtgtccctttaaatgcaaatgagctgctgctcccaagaaaagggcggagcttcaagagcagCAGAAGCTGCGATTACCTCAcgcagactcactgaaaatgtcagaaactgttcagccttttatgttcaaaccaaGCGTGCCGCATGAgacctgaaaagtgaagccaaagcatttcaatcgcccccaggtggctggatgcagtatatGTCATAAATCCTGCCCTCTTAATGTATTTCAATGGGACGTtagacaaactaaacaattaaatatttttttacaaagacTTTCTGTTGTATTAGGGAGTTTTTATCATGCTGGTGTTAGTGtttgttctttaaaaaaaaaaatggttttagttagttatttgatgctataaaaacgggggtgggacgtcatgattgacagctgtgattgacagctt
This genomic interval carries:
- the msmo1 gene encoding methylsterol monooxygenase 1, whose product is MEVNGTANILSSAYLAVEYVDSFLPENPLQEPLKHAWNHMLQNYSKFQIATWGSLIVHELIYFLFCLPGFIFQFLPFMQKYKIQPDKPETWEKQWKCFKMLLFNHFCIQLPLICGTFYFTEFFSIPYDWDSMPRWPYILAQCFGCAVIEDTWHYFLHRALHHRRIYKYIHKVHHDFTAPFGMQAEYAHPAETLILGAGFFIGIMVFCNHMILLWAWVTFRLLETIDVHSGYDIPLNPLHLIPFYAGARFHDFHHMNFVGNYGSTFTWWDRLFNTDSQYNKHYTHQKAVKSD